Below is a window of Cytophaga hutchinsonii ATCC 33406 DNA.
ATCATTGATACCATCTTTGCAATAGCTGTATTTGTTGGCTTTATTGTATAAGCGTTTGTTGTTCGATTCGTTTTCACAAAACAATAAACGATCTGCCTGATCGGAATAAAAATTACGTTCGCCGATAAAGTCGTGTTCAATTTTTATTGACCCGTCTTTTTTAGCGGCCATTTTAGGTTTGGCAAAATCATAGCCCCATGTCCAGATGTTTCTGAACCATAAGGTCGGAAGTACGGTGATTTCAGCCTCTACCGGACCACGGTTCACTACGCTGATCTTGATAAGGATATCTTCCATATCTCCCTTTGCATATTCAACAAAGACATCAAAATATTTATCCTCATCAAAAACACCGGTATCAATCAATTCATATTCCGGATCGTGGCGCGAACGTTGGTTTCCGTCGATCAGTTTTTGATAGGGAAATTCAGCCTGTGGATATTTGTACAGCATCTTCATGTACGAATGTGTAGGCGTACTGTCCAGATAATAGTACAGTTCTTTCACATCTTCTCCATGATTCCCCTGATTTCCAGTCATACCGAACAAACGTTCTTTCAGGATCGGGTCTTTGCCATTCCACAAGGCTACAGAAAAACACAGCAAGGATTTATTGTCGGAGATACCGGCAATCCCCTCTTCGCCCCAGCGGTAGGTGTAACTGCGGGCCATGTCGTGCGTGGTATGTTCCCAAGCAGAACCATCTTCGCTATAATCTTCGCGTACAGTTCCCCATTGACGTTCAGTTAAAAAAGGCCCCCAGTTTTTCCAGGGATTATTTTCTTTACTTGTCTTTAATCGATTGTGTTCTGCTGTTTTATACTTAGACATTCTGCTGCTTGCGCTTAGCGCTTCTATATAATTGGTACTTAAATTTAGTCTATTACATCAACGATTTCAAACCCTACCATATAGGTACGCGGCTGATACGTTTGGTTTATTTTTTTCACTTTACGCTTTCCCTGCTGTTCAAGGGTTACATAATAATATATTTCCATAAGTTTTACATCCAGCACAAGTTCGCAATCTTCTGTGCTGATGGGTATAACTAAATATGTATTTCGCCCTTCTTCTGATTTTTCAATAAGCGCTTCTTTACTTGAAAGAATCTGATTGTGCAATACACGCTCCATCCCTCCAACTACTTTTACAACTACAGTAGTAACTTCTGCGTGCTTCAGGTGCGTTAATGGAACTAAGGAATCTCCCTCTAACTGATAGAACTCAACTTTAGGAATACCACCTTCGTTGTAATTCAGTATTGTTACATCTTGTGCATAACATAGGATTATGCTGCACAAATAATAAATTATCGGGAATAGAAATTTCAAGGGACGAAACTCAAACATTGTTTAGAGTAGCTAAGTTAAAAAAATATTTGTTTAGAGAGGTACTTATCAAGTAACTTGCTTGCAGTAATTCGCATAATATTCTATCTGTGCTGGCTACTACGTTTTAAATAGCGGAATATTTATCCGGATTATTCAAAACGTATTATTAAATTCAATCTGTTCATACGTAAAAAAATGATTGCGGTTATACAACGTGTAAGAAAAGCTTCGGTAGAAATAGCGGATAAAGAACATGCTTCTATTGCAGCAGGTTTGCTGGTTTTATTGGGTATCACGCATACAGATGAAGAACTTGATGTAGAATGGCTTTCAGCAAAAATATGTTCGTTGAGAATTTTTTCAGATGAAGCAGGTAAAATGAACCGGTCACTTTCTGAAATAAATGGTGAGCTTCTGGTTGTCAGCCAGTTTACCCTATTTGCCAGTACAAAAAAAGGAAACCGGCCTTCTTTTATTGAAGCTGCCAGGCCGGAGCAGGCAATTCCTTTATATGAACAGTTTATTGCTGCCTGTGAGATGCAGCTCAATCAAAAAATCAAAACCGGTATCTTCGGGGCAGACATGCAGGTAGCCTTGATCAACGATGGCCCGGTAACCATACTAATTGATTCAAAAAACAAACAGTAATATGACCCTGAACGAGTTACAATCAAATGTAGATCAATGGATTAAAGAACACGGTGTACGTTATTTCAATGAATTAACCAATACAGCATTGCTGGTTGAAGAAGTTGGTGAAGTGGCGCGCATTATGGCCCGTACCTACGGAGAGCAATCTTTTAAGCAATCCGATAAGGATAAAAACCTGGCCGATGAACTGGCTGATGTGCTGTTTGTGCTTACCTGTATTGCCAACCAAACAGGTATTGACCTTGAAAAGGCGATGCAAGAAAACATGACAAAAAAGACAAATCGCGATAAGGACAGGCATAAGAATAACGATAAGCTCTCAAAGGGAGAAAATTAAAGTTTGTAAAAAGCCTGTCAGCGTTTGACTAACAATTGTTAAATAGCTAATTTTATACACTTAACTAAAAATCAAAACCGATGAGTGCTTCTAAAGCCGTAAACTTCCCGATTGAACGTACACAACATTCAAGACTATCTGAAACAGATTTTTCGAACTTGGAATTTGGAACGGTCAACTCGGATCACATGTTTGTGGTTGATTATAAAAAAGGCGAATGGGTAGATCCAAAAATTATTCCCTTTCAGAATATTTCTGTAAGCCCGGCATGTAGCTCGCTGCACTACGGACAAACAGTATTCGAAGGCATGAAAGCATTCCGGGCACCGAATGGTGACTTGCTTGTATTCAGACCAGAGAAGCACTTAGAGCGCATGAACAATTCAAACCGCCGTTTATGCATTCCGGAAATTCCTGCTGAATATTTTTATGATGCTATTGATGCCCTGGTAAAGCTTGATCAGGACTGGATTCCGAATCAGGAAGGATGTTCGTT
It encodes the following:
- the dtd gene encoding D-aminoacyl-tRNA deacylase produces the protein MIAVIQRVRKASVEIADKEHASIAAGLLVLLGITHTDEELDVEWLSAKICSLRIFSDEAGKMNRSLSEINGELLVVSQFTLFASTKKGNRPSFIEAARPEQAIPLYEQFIAACEMQLNQKIKTGIFGADMQVALINDGPVTILIDSKNKQ
- a CDS encoding nucleotide pyrophosphohydrolase; the encoded protein is MTLNELQSNVDQWIKEHGVRYFNELTNTALLVEEVGEVARIMARTYGEQSFKQSDKDKNLADELADVLFVLTCIANQTGIDLEKAMQENMTKKTNRDKDRHKNNDKLSKGEN